One Dysidea avara chromosome 7, odDysAvar1.4, whole genome shotgun sequence genomic region harbors:
- the LOC136261266 gene encoding uncharacterized protein encodes MLLNILIERCSFSNNKGYSVGLIEFNKQSNSSQTAITYSNFTRNEGNALLHIHMDADHNNLVITSIKAYNNTGHSNSNCRGGFLVLDVNVNNCTITIVDLYMGYNAYTSSGGGIYISGLFKGGFYCHIQNSTFEKNHGQDSGTIIYSSLTNGMVFFSLCECIFMNNDGGDSIIHLEKLLSLNSSEEISALLLLGFNSIFTENAGTVLHLSNIALLGNGSALFYKNNANNGAVLYLDNSYLLMNLSNFRFTFKNNLAYKRGGAIYVSLAQHQCHWLVNFHTNCPNNITNFITEYLSSELAEVIQTHPNYHVDFEYNIALVIGNTIFINVNPQLSARFKFYTDYKSLFDLPENFIVQSYSDETQAVTTQPQRLWFKSPANCSNDSNVCDIPNIMLGKEIDVPASVLGYNSESSEAAKVLISCLKDCDGYNIKGDKLVSIGDKFSGISITGANVLQKYNDTVITMQLTGVDTFLNTSVNIHLIPCYPGYEYNETTKLCDCFKKNDVVSCADNTTIKRNFWFGTMGDVTTTSRCPNGFCNFIQTEISSGRIILPLEQDDQCDSHRTGPACGSCDDGYTIPFDSVECINVDQCATWKTVLVVVCTILYWIVVVILCFTLMYFKVSIGYLYGIIYYYSVARTLLGVIVDLDDNLDTFATVLLSITRVTPEFLSTLCFVKGISGIDIQAIYYVHPVAFLLIILLCVKIARQSTRFTMLISSGVIHVICLLLTLVYTSIDAS; translated from the coding sequence ATGTTACTGAATATTCTCATTGAGAGATGCTCATTTTCAAATAACAAAGGTTATAGTGTTGGATTAATTGAATTCAATAAGCAGTCAAATAGTAGTCAGACAGCAATCACATATTCTAATTTTACTAGAAATGAAGGGAATGCCTTGTTGCACATACACATGGATGCTGATCACAATAACCTCGTGATAACAAGCATAAAAGCTTACAACAATACCGGTCACTCTAATTCAAACTGCAGAGGTGGGTTTTTAGTACTGGATGTTAATGTAAACAACTGCACAATAACCATTGTTGATTTGTACATGGGCTATAATGCCTACACTAGCAGTGGAGGCGGTATTTACATTAGTGGCTTATTTAAAGGAGGTTTTTATTGCCATATTCAAAATTCCACATTTGAGAAAAATCATGGTCAAGATTCTGGGACAATTATATACAGTTCTTTGACTAATGGAATGGTGTTCTTTTCCCTATGCGAGTGCATATTTATGAACAATGATGGAGGTGACAGCATTATACACCTTGAAAAATTATTGAGTCTGAATAGCAGTGAAGAAATTTCAGCTCTGTTGTTGTTGGGTTTTAATTCCATATTCACAGAAAATGCTGGTACGGTGTTGCACCTTTCAAATATTGCATTACTTGGCAATGGCAGTGCtttgttttataaaaataatgccAATAATGGAGCGGTTCTTTACTTAGATAATTCTTACCTTTTGATGAATTTATCTAATTttagatttacctttaaaaatAACTTAGCGTATAAGAGAGGTGGTGCCATCTATGTTAGTTTAGCTCAACATCAGTGTCATTGGTTGGTTAACTTTCATACAAACTGTCCTAATAACATTACAAATTTCATCACTGAATATCTTTCCAGCGAACTGGCTGAAGTGATTCAGACACATCCTAACTATCATGTCGACTTTGAGTACAACATAGCACTAGTAATCGGGAATACAATATTTATTAATGTTAATCCTCAGTTGTCAGCCAGGTTTAAGTTTTATACTGACTACAAATCTCTGTTTGATTTACCAGAAAATTTTATCGTTCAGTCTTATTCTGATGAGACACAAGCTGTAACTACTCAACCACAGCGATTGTGGTTCAAGAGTCCAGCAAATTGTAGTAATGATTCCAATGTCTGTGACATTCCTAACATCATGCTTGGTAAAGAGATTGATGTTCCTGCATCTGTTTTGGGATATAACAGTGAGTCATCTGAAGCAGCTAAAGTTTTAATATCATGCTTAAAAGACTGTGATGGATATAACATAAAAGGTGATAAACTTGTATCGATAGGTGATAAATTTAGTGGAATCAGCATTACTGGAGCCAACGTCTTACAAAAATATAATGATACTGTTATAACAATGCAGTTAACAGGAGTTGATACATTTTTAAATACCTCTGTGAATATACACTTAATACCATGTTATCCTGGATACGAATACAATGAAACAACTAAGTTGTGTGACTGTTTTAAAAAGAATGACGTTGTATCTTGTGCAGataataccacaatcaaaagaAACTTTTGGTTTGGTACAATGGGAGATGTGACTACTACATCACGTTGTCCTAATGGCTTTTGTAACTTCATTCAAACTGAAATTAGCAGTGGGAGGATCATACTTCCTTTAGAACAGGATGACCAGTGTGACTCACACAGAACAGGACCagcttgtggtagttgtgatGATGGCTATACTATACCTTTTGATTCTGTTGAATGTATCAATGTTGACCAGTGTGCTACCTGGAAAACAGTCTTAGTGGTAGTATGTACAATACTATACTGGATAGTGGTAGTGATACTATGCTTTACGTTGATGTATTTTAAAGTCAGCATTGGATACCTGTATGGAATCATCTACTATTATAGTGTAGCAAGAACTCTGCTCGGTGTAATAGTGGATCTCGATGATAATCTAGATACTTTTGCTACAGTGCTATTGAGTATTACAAGGGTGACACCAGAATTTCTAAGcacactttgttttgtaaagggGATAAGTGGAATAGACATCCAGGCTATTTATTATGTCCATCCAGTTGCATTTTTGTTGATTATATTATTATGTGTTAAAATTGCAAGACAATCCACAAGATTTACTATGTTAATTAGTTCAGGagttatacatgtgatttgccTTTTACTCACACTGGTTTACACTTCTATTGATGCTAGCTGA